The following nucleotide sequence is from Acidobacteriota bacterium.
TTCGGCACGGCGGGCGTCCTGCCCATCCTGGAGGCCGCCGAGCGCAACGCCGATGGAAGCTACGCCGATCAGGCGGACGCCCGGGCCGTGGGGATGGACCGTGAGGAGAAGGTCCACGCGCGGGTATTCGAGACCCTCGGGGCCTCCGGAAGCGCGGCCATCGCCCGCCAGGAGACCTGGCACCGGAGCTCCCGGGGAGGCTCCCTGAGGGCGGCCGTGTTCGGGATGAACGACGGCCTTGTCTCCAACTTCTCCCTGATCATGGGCGTGGCCGGCGCGGGCCCCGGCCGCGGCGTACTGCTTCTGACGGGTGCGGCGGGGATGCTCGCGGGGGCCTTCTCCATGGCCGCCGGTGAATACGTCTCCGTGAGGTCCCAGAGGGAGCTGTACGAACACGAGATCCGGAAGGAGGAGGAGGAACTCCGAAACTCCCCCGAAGAGGAGGCCCGGGAATTGGAGCTCATTTACCGCGCCAAGGGAATTCCTAGGGAGCAGGCCGCCGCGCTCTCGCGCGCCATCGTCGAGAGTCCCCATTCCGCTCTGGACACCCTGGCCCGCGAGGAGTTGGGC
It contains:
- a CDS encoding VIT1/CCC1 transporter family protein; its protein translation is MAEENEEARSGNALRWLRNLRDERRAAAVYEALAQAEKDAERASLFRDLAAVETRHAEVWEGKLRDAGVKTAAVRPGVRDRLLLLLARRFGTAGVLPILEAAERNADGSYADQADARAVGMDREEKVHARVFETLGASGSAAIARQETWHRSSRGGSLRAAVFGMNDGLVSNFSLIMGVAGAGPGRGVLLLTGAAGMLAGAFSMAAGEYVSVRSQRELYEHEIRKEEEELRNSPEEEARELELIYRAKGIPREQAAALSRAIVESPHSALDTLAREELGLDPGDLGSPWAAASSSFFAFVAGAFIPLAPFLILEAGPGVAVSASLSAAALLAVGGLLAFFTGRSVLYGALRMAAIGGTVALVTHLLGRLIGVSLG